Proteins encoded within one genomic window of Mesobacillus subterraneus:
- a CDS encoding cytochrome ubiquinol oxidase subunit I: MEEVLILSRIQFAVTVFYHFLFVPLTIGLVILVAIMETKYARTLDPTYKRMADYWGKLFAINFVLGVITGITMEFQFGTNWSEYSKYMGDIFGSPLAIEALVAFFLESTFMGIWLFGKDKFSPKLRAISIWMVALGTNISALWIITANGFMQNPVGYVLNNGRVELESFSELVTNPYAWYMFVHTVISAYIVGAFFMMAISAYHLLRKNETAFYKKSFKYGLAMALFSATLTPFIGHQSGVFAAKMQPAKGAAMEAVWETQKDMPFHLIQIPDQENERNAFEAISIPKLGSFFYTNSFDGEVTGLNDIPKDERPNVELVFYAFRVMVALGVFFLAVSWYGLYLYRKNKLEYSPRYLKLVLYSVLLPYLAINAGWMVAEAGRQPWVVYGLMKTSEGVSPIAMSQVVFSLAALVIFYTVLLIADVYLIIKYAKKGPESEVKYGLEGGVKHVS; the protein is encoded by the coding sequence ATGGAAGAGGTCCTGATATTAAGTCGGATCCAGTTTGCAGTTACTGTGTTTTATCACTTCTTATTTGTTCCATTAACGATTGGTTTAGTCATTCTCGTCGCCATCATGGAAACAAAGTATGCGCGCACTCTTGATCCAACGTATAAGCGGATGGCGGATTATTGGGGAAAATTGTTTGCCATCAACTTTGTGCTTGGCGTGATTACCGGCATTACGATGGAATTCCAATTCGGCACGAACTGGTCCGAGTACTCAAAGTATATGGGAGATATTTTCGGATCGCCGCTTGCGATTGAAGCTCTGGTCGCTTTTTTCCTTGAGTCGACCTTTATGGGCATCTGGCTTTTTGGCAAGGATAAATTCTCACCGAAGCTGCGGGCGATTTCGATTTGGATGGTGGCTCTAGGCACGAATATTTCGGCACTCTGGATTATCACAGCAAATGGTTTCATGCAAAATCCAGTCGGTTATGTCCTGAACAATGGCCGTGTCGAGTTGGAAAGCTTTTCAGAGCTTGTCACCAATCCGTATGCCTGGTATATGTTCGTACATACAGTTATTAGTGCCTATATTGTCGGTGCATTCTTTATGATGGCGATCAGTGCCTATCATCTGCTTAGGAAAAATGAAACAGCATTTTATAAAAAGTCATTTAAGTACGGTCTGGCGATGGCTCTGTTTTCAGCAACTTTGACGCCATTCATCGGCCACCAGTCCGGTGTGTTCGCAGCGAAAATGCAGCCGGCAAAAGGCGCAGCGATGGAGGCAGTCTGGGAAACACAAAAGGACATGCCATTCCACCTGATCCAGATTCCCGACCAGGAAAACGAGCGTAATGCTTTTGAGGCCATCAGCATACCGAAACTGGGCAGTTTCTTCTATACTAACTCTTTTGATGGGGAAGTCACTGGTTTGAATGATATCCCTAAAGATGAACGCCCGAACGTGGAACTGGTCTTTTACGCATTCAGGGTCATGGTAGCACTCGGAGTCTTTTTTCTGGCGGTTTCCTGGTACGGCTTGTATCTTTACCGGAAAAATAAACTGGAGTACTCACCTCGGTACTTGAAGTTGGTCCTTTATTCTGTGCTGCTTCCATACCTCGCGATCAATGCTGGATGGATGGTAGCAGAAGCAGGAAGGCAGCCGTGGGTTGTGTACGGATTGATGAAAACATCGGAGGGGGTATCGCCAATTGCTATGTCCCAAGTGGTTTTCTCTTTGGCGGCGCTCGTCATCTTCTATACGGTTCTCTTGATAGCAGATGTTTACTTGATCATCAAATACGCGAAAAAAGGTCCTGAATCTGAGGTTAAATATGGTCTTGAAGGAGGCGTGAAGCATGTCTCATGA
- a CDS encoding solute:sodium symporter family transporter, with translation MIIGGIGFTLISAAFFMGLVAWYSYTKTKGEVSDSAGYFLAGRGLTGTFIAGSLLLTNLSAEQLVGLNGQAYRTNLSNMAWEVTAAFAIIIMTTYLLPKYLDGNFTTLPEFLSKRFDEGVRQYTVLLFMLGYILVTAPSMLYSGALAVLQLFNVPELFGISYEASVWIVIWTIGIIGAIYAIFGGLKAVAISDTLNGFGLIIIGLLVPILGLIALGDGNIGDGMKQIATTNTEKMNSIGTEKDSVPFGTIFTGMIFANLFYWASNQYVIQRTLGAKNLAEGQKGVLISGFYKLLVPLTMMIPGVIAFHMYGDGLKSVDLAYPALISDVLPNWMSGFFLAVLLGAVLSSFNSLLNSASTMFALDIYKARFNREADDRKLISVSKIAGTLLAIVSLCIAPLLMNAPEGLWDLIRRFTGFFNIPIIAILLVGIFSKRVPSIAAKVVIIFHVITYYMLVWGTQHLFNFVVPIHFIHIYAILFVVEVAIMVGIGFWKPRTTPYTFRSEAAVDMVPWKYTLPVSVILLALVAFLYVVFSPIGLAYAGGYVSPAFWPITLGILAVTITLSFVAVKKWNKTYARYLKSENAIKETKSSPTTELQPTMYKF, from the coding sequence ATGATTATTGGGGGTATTGGTTTCACTCTGATTTCAGCCGCTTTTTTCATGGGGCTGGTCGCCTGGTATTCTTATACAAAAACGAAAGGCGAAGTCAGTGATTCCGCAGGCTATTTTTTAGCAGGTCGAGGACTGACGGGCACATTTATTGCCGGTTCTTTGCTGCTCACAAACCTTTCTGCTGAACAGCTGGTTGGGCTGAATGGACAAGCTTACAGAACCAATCTGTCCAACATGGCATGGGAGGTCACCGCTGCTTTCGCAATTATCATCATGACCACCTACCTGCTTCCAAAATATTTAGATGGGAATTTCACCACACTTCCTGAGTTTCTAAGCAAGCGTTTTGATGAAGGTGTCAGACAATATACCGTTCTCCTATTTATGCTAGGATACATACTCGTTACCGCACCATCCATGCTGTATTCAGGCGCCCTTGCCGTATTGCAGCTATTCAACGTTCCTGAACTGTTTGGAATTTCCTATGAAGCTTCCGTCTGGATCGTCATCTGGACCATCGGAATCATAGGGGCCATTTATGCGATTTTCGGCGGCCTTAAAGCAGTTGCAATTTCTGATACGTTAAATGGTTTTGGTTTGATCATCATCGGTCTGCTCGTGCCGATCCTTGGCTTAATAGCCTTGGGGGACGGCAATATTGGGGATGGGATGAAGCAAATAGCCACTACCAATACTGAAAAAATGAATTCGATCGGAACAGAGAAAGATTCTGTACCGTTTGGAACGATTTTCACCGGAATGATTTTCGCAAATCTTTTCTACTGGGCTTCCAACCAATATGTCATCCAGCGAACTCTTGGAGCAAAAAATCTTGCCGAGGGGCAGAAAGGCGTTTTGATTTCTGGTTTCTACAAGCTGCTGGTGCCGCTGACAATGATGATTCCGGGTGTTATCGCCTTTCATATGTATGGAGATGGCTTGAAGTCAGTCGACCTCGCCTACCCGGCATTAATATCTGATGTATTGCCGAACTGGATGTCAGGATTCTTCCTTGCCGTCCTGCTAGGTGCCGTTTTAAGTTCATTCAATTCATTATTAAACAGCGCCTCAACGATGTTTGCTCTCGACATATACAAAGCACGCTTCAACCGTGAAGCAGATGATCGGAAACTAATATCCGTCAGCAAAATCGCTGGTACACTTCTTGCGATCGTCTCATTGTGTATCGCACCACTATTGATGAACGCACCTGAAGGACTATGGGATTTAATCAGAAGATTCACAGGCTTCTTCAACATCCCAATCATTGCAATTTTGCTGGTGGGGATATTTTCAAAACGAGTCCCGTCCATTGCAGCCAAAGTTGTGATCATTTTCCACGTCATCACTTACTATATGCTCGTCTGGGGTACACAGCATCTGTTCAATTTCGTTGTTCCAATCCATTTCATCCACATTTATGCAATCCTGTTCGTGGTTGAAGTCGCCATCATGGTTGGGATCGGATTTTGGAAGCCAAGAACGACGCCATATACCTTCCGCTCCGAAGCAGCTGTCGACATGGTGCCATGGAAATACACATTGCCTGTATCTGTGATCCTTCTTGCGCTTGTTGCCTTCCTGTACGTGGTGTTCTCTCCAATCGGTTTGGCGTACGCGGGGGGTTATGTTTCACCAGCTTTTTGGCCAATCACTCTTGGAATACTAGCAGTTACAATCACCTTGTCATTCGTAGCGGTTAAAAAGTGGAACAAAACCTATGCTCGGTATTTGAAAAGTGAGAATGCAATAAAAGAAACAAAAAGTAGCCCAACAACAGAGCTCCAGCCGACTATGTACAAATTTTAA
- a CDS encoding heavy metal-binding domain-containing protein, with product MIVTTTSTLQGKEVEKYLGIVSGEAIILKSKCL from the coding sequence ATGATCGTAACTACAACTTCGACATTGCAGGGAAAGGAAGTTGAGAAATATCTAGGAATAGTCTCCGGGGAAGCGATTATATTAAAAAGCAAATGTTTGTAA
- a CDS encoding helix-turn-helix domain-containing protein produces MHPESLGAILRMERFKRNLTQEQVCKALQMKSETLSKIENNKSVNGKTIKRLIDFYELENGKAPFN; encoded by the coding sequence TTGCATCCTGAAAGTTTAGGAGCCATTCTGAGGATGGAAAGATTCAAAAGAAACCTGACACAAGAACAAGTTTGTAAGGCCCTTCAAATGAAATCAGAAACACTTAGTAAGATTGAAAACAATAAAAGCGTTAATGGAAAGACAATTAAAAGGTTGATTGATTTTTATGAATTAGAAAATGGAAAAGCTCCTTTCAATTGA
- a CDS encoding phage holin, translated as MKDVVMQVTGFLMVIMLFLGTLNVKFNWLTEESISAFGVVLSAGIALVVTLYTIYKNHYGFTDRAKEQKKFLERNKKL; from the coding sequence ATGAAAGATGTTGTAATGCAAGTCACAGGCTTTCTGATGGTCATTATGTTGTTTTTGGGTACATTGAATGTAAAGTTTAATTGGCTGACAGAAGAGAGTATCAGTGCCTTTGGTGTGGTTTTGTCTGCAGGCATTGCACTAGTTGTTACCCTGTATACCATCTATAAAAATCATTATGGTTTTACTGATAGGGCAAAAGAACAGAAGAAGTTCTTAGAGCGAAATAAAAAATTGTAA
- a CDS encoding peptidoglycan recognition protein family protein: protein MTIPIKQNLVPTSKYHIKCPNSMTPTSITVHNTYNDASAEAEINYMINNNKEVSFHIAVDGEEAILGIPLNRNAWAAGDGGRGPGNRSSIHIEICYSKSGGPLYRAAESRSIKLIAQMLKERGWGVERVKKHQDWSGKYCPHRILSEGRWKAFIAAVDKELRRLKQPVSKPAAKPTPKTKEEDDMLEKAVVINGFEDFPAAERLSIKLGAPIYLRSVAKGKEVAKELYVVGGSKEGIVADKVTLLSGPDRFATAQAVGEFLKR from the coding sequence ATGACTATTCCAATAAAGCAAAACCTTGTTCCTACATCAAAGTATCACATCAAGTGTCCTAACAGCATGACTCCTACTAGTATCACAGTCCACAACACTTACAACGATGCTAGTGCGGAAGCAGAAATAAATTATATGATCAACAACAATAAAGAGGTGTCCTTCCACATAGCTGTAGATGGTGAAGAAGCTATTTTGGGTATTCCATTAAATCGTAATGCCTGGGCAGCCGGTGACGGTGGGAGAGGTCCCGGAAACCGATCGTCTATCCATATCGAGATTTGTTATAGCAAGTCGGGCGGCCCTCTCTATCGAGCTGCAGAGTCGAGGTCAATCAAACTTATTGCCCAAATGTTGAAAGAAAGAGGCTGGGGAGTTGAGCGAGTCAAAAAGCATCAAGACTGGAGCGGTAAGTATTGCCCACATAGAATTTTAAGCGAAGGAAGATGGAAAGCATTTATAGCTGCCGTTGATAAGGAACTAAGACGGCTAAAACAACCTGTATCTAAACCTGCAGCAAAGCCAACACCTAAAACGAAGGAGGAAGATGATATGTTAGAAAAAGCAGTCGTCATTAACGGATTTGAGGACTTCCCTGCAGCGGAGAGGCTTTCGATTAAGTTAGGAGCTCCAATTTATCTGCGATCTGTTGCAAAAGGAAAGGAAGTGGCTAAGGAGCTTTATGTTGTCGGTGGATCCAAGGAAGGTATTGTTGCAGATAAAGTCACGCTGCTTTCTGGTCCTGATCGTTTTGCTACTGCCCAGGCTGTTGGGGAGTTTCTTAAGAGGTAA
- a CDS encoding methyl-accepting chemotaxis protein has translation MEAIQNLRRQDTKKKNILMLSTYSVSLIATTAYTLIEKEPIIKTMVYVSELSFFILFFLMFQLWLKKESLFPYAAFAAIFIHHFFYIGMFGGSGGFLLVLLFLAVFSAIHFDIKIFVTGFSLGLVAVVLNTMLATENQDFLSSNFTAILLCYILIGAVLFVLIRLNRNAFKSLETFLADSEKEKDRKEQHSALLHGELLVVTESLGKINEQIQTHLTSQTEMKIAVNEISAGSQVQTEQINQISENADMTKQRMDDMSDMSALLSDNTLQAAKASESGSVKINELQGDMQELAASISELSQTFSMLTKKIEETNGFIVNIRNITEQTNLLALNASIEAARAGEAGKGFSVVANEIRKLAEMTKETAIQITENLTAVNETNSAALEKMNDSSEKLTESRSAVEEVSGFFAEVSGTLRELTNQFGQFELTVSDVKNQTGDVEASTRELAAIIEQATAGLEEMNATIETLNDDNETIAAYVSQTAAAAEKIKTLGA, from the coding sequence GTGGAGGCTATACAAAATCTCCGCAGACAGGATACGAAAAAGAAAAACATCTTGATGCTCAGCACTTATTCGGTATCCTTGATTGCGACAACTGCATATACTCTCATCGAAAAAGAACCAATCATTAAAACGATGGTTTATGTAAGTGAATTATCATTTTTTATACTATTTTTCCTTATGTTCCAGCTCTGGCTTAAGAAAGAGTCCTTATTCCCTTATGCCGCTTTTGCTGCGATCTTCATCCATCACTTCTTTTATATCGGAATGTTCGGAGGAAGCGGTGGCTTCTTGCTCGTCCTGCTGTTCCTGGCGGTCTTTTCAGCCATTCATTTTGATATAAAAATCTTTGTCACAGGATTTAGTCTGGGCCTTGTGGCCGTTGTCTTGAACACCATGCTGGCGACAGAAAACCAGGACTTTTTAAGCAGCAATTTCACAGCGATCCTCCTTTGTTATATTTTGATCGGCGCCGTGCTGTTCGTCTTGATTCGTTTGAACAGGAATGCCTTTAAGTCACTGGAGACCTTCCTTGCAGATTCTGAGAAAGAAAAGGACCGTAAAGAGCAGCATAGCGCTTTGCTTCATGGTGAGCTCCTCGTCGTAACGGAGAGTCTTGGCAAAATCAACGAGCAAATCCAGACACACCTTACTTCACAGACAGAAATGAAAATCGCTGTAAACGAAATTTCTGCTGGCAGCCAGGTACAGACGGAGCAAATTAATCAAATCTCGGAAAATGCAGACATGACAAAACAAAGGATGGATGATATGTCCGATATGTCTGCTCTGCTCTCTGACAATACTTTACAGGCTGCCAAAGCATCCGAAAGCGGCTCAGTTAAAATCAACGAGCTTCAGGGCGACATGCAAGAGCTTGCCGCTTCGATTTCCGAGCTAAGCCAGACATTCTCCATGCTCACAAAGAAAATCGAGGAAACGAACGGCTTCATCGTCAACATCCGCAACATCACAGAGCAAACGAATCTGCTTGCCCTCAATGCCTCGATTGAAGCCGCCCGTGCCGGAGAGGCTGGCAAAGGATTCTCAGTCGTTGCCAATGAAATCCGTAAGCTTGCGGAAATGACAAAAGAAACTGCCATCCAGATTACCGAAAACCTTACTGCAGTAAATGAAACAAACTCTGCAGCGCTTGAGAAAATGAACGACAGCAGCGAAAAGCTTACAGAAAGCCGTTCCGCTGTTGAAGAGGTTTCCGGCTTCTTCGCAGAAGTCAGCGGAACACTCCGTGAGTTGACGAACCAATTCGGCCAATTCGAATTAACTGTCAGCGATGTCAAAAACCAGACAGGCGATGTCGAAGCCTCAACACGCGAGCTGGCTGCCATTATCGAACAGGCAACCGCAGGCCTTGAGGAAATGAATGCAACGATCGAAACATTGAACGACGATAACGAGACAATCGCAGCATACGTAAGCCAAACAGCTGCAGCTGCAGAAAAAATCAAAACGCTCGGTGCCTAA
- a CDS encoding peroxiredoxin translates to MDDKLYAQDLVECPTVFCASRDDQAPLFTADALINGDIKKINLEDYRGKWVILFFYPSDFTFVUPTELAAVAAVYPFIKALGAELLAVSTDSVYSHKVFKETSPSLKNVTYPMVSDRAQVISRAYRILDETTGASFRASIFVDPDGIIRAKLIYPGNVGRRNLPEHVRILQAFEYAKQTGKGVPANWVPGQQGVSTDPSNIGNI, encoded by the coding sequence ATGGACGATAAATTGTACGCTCAGGATTTGGTAGAGTGCCCGACTGTTTTTTGCGCAAGCCGTGATGACCAGGCTCCGCTATTTACTGCAGATGCGTTGATTAATGGTGACATAAAGAAGATTAACCTCGAGGATTATCGGGGCAAGTGGGTCATTTTATTTTTCTACCCAAGTGATTTCACCTTTGTCTGACCTACAGAACTGGCGGCGGTCGCCGCTGTTTACCCTTTTATAAAGGCACTGGGTGCTGAATTGCTGGCAGTCAGCACAGACAGCGTCTATTCTCACAAGGTTTTTAAGGAGACTTCACCATCGTTGAAGAACGTTACGTATCCAATGGTAAGTGACAGGGCACAGGTAATTAGCCGGGCTTATAGGATTCTAGATGAGACTACAGGAGCTAGCTTCAGGGCATCAATATTCGTAGATCCTGATGGAATCATCAGAGCGAAGCTGATTTATCCAGGGAATGTCGGCCGCCGCAACCTTCCTGAGCACGTAAGGATTCTCCAAGCTTTTGAATATGCCAAGCAAACGGGCAAAGGTGTTCCGGCGAACTGGGTGCCCGGCCAGCAAGGAGTCAGTACAGACCCTTCAAATATAGGTAATATTTAA
- a CDS encoding hemolysin XhlA family protein: protein MEETTMDLFKQTVQNDIAELKKSDKDLKDEIDKLKQTVAFHDRDITDIKDTLKEIKEDTKWLRRSITNALIVALITGAVAIFYAALKSQGGV, encoded by the coding sequence TTGGAGGAGACAACAATGGATTTGTTCAAGCAGACCGTACAGAATGACATTGCGGAACTCAAGAAATCCGATAAGGACCTTAAGGATGAAATCGACAAGCTCAAACAAACCGTCGCTTTCCATGATCGCGATATTACAGATATTAAAGATACACTGAAAGAAATAAAGGAAGATACAAAATGGCTACGCAGATCCATCACCAATGCTTTAATTGTGGCATTGATTACCGGGGCAGTGGCCATTTTTTATGCAGCTTTAAAATCACAAGGAGGCGTTTAA
- a CDS encoding J-domain-containing protein, whose amino-acid sequence MDFSMVVSEDRIKRAYKDGEFENLPGYGKPLNLEDMSAVPEELRMAYKMMKNAGFSPEEQRLRQEVMSIEDLIRTCENPEEKDKLNQELSQKLLRYNKIMSSRGAKTNSSLFKNYERKIEKKLL is encoded by the coding sequence ATGGATTTTTCAATGGTGGTGTCAGAGGATCGAATCAAGCGTGCTTATAAGGACGGAGAGTTTGAAAATTTGCCTGGCTACGGGAAACCGTTAAACCTGGAAGATATGTCAGCCGTGCCAGAGGAACTGAGGATGGCTTACAAGATGATGAAAAATGCCGGCTTCTCCCCAGAGGAACAGCGGCTACGGCAGGAAGTGATGTCAATCGAGGACTTGATCCGCACATGTGAGAATCCAGAGGAAAAAGACAAGCTGAACCAGGAACTAAGCCAGAAGCTTCTTCGGTACAATAAAATCATGTCGAGCCGGGGTGCTAAAACCAATTCCTCCTTGTTTAAAAATTACGAACGAAAAATTGAAAAGAAGCTTCTATAA
- a CDS encoding STAS-like domain-containing protein, with amino-acid sequence MVTIRIKDHVGRCYSNHDGKIIQAVLKKNLQSGKTIIVSFNDIGGVTSSFVNTAFIELLNEYDFSYIKKSIRFVNSTKQINDMIKSRFAFETQRRRNLQVV; translated from the coding sequence ATGGTAACAATTAGGATCAAGGACCATGTAGGACGCTGTTACTCCAACCACGATGGTAAAATCATTCAAGCAGTTCTAAAAAAGAATTTGCAATCTGGTAAAACGATAATTGTCTCTTTTAATGATATTGGGGGCGTAACCTCTTCGTTTGTAAATACAGCGTTCATTGAATTACTCAATGAGTATGATTTCAGTTACATTAAGAAATCAATCCGTTTTGTTAATTCTACAAAGCAAATTAATGACATGATTAAAAGTCGATTTGCATTTGAAACACAGAGAAGAAGGAATTTACAGGTTGTTTAA
- a CDS encoding ATP-binding protein, with protein MDVALPKQFTRHTMYSLLGAVIDNDLGPKDSRINFDFCKLQFIEPAGITILSNLFEWLVRRGVHVTIECPDGNETGNGHVIQFLDDSRFFLRYIGHTITSSPSVRQTTIPLQLIPYSNSYQWLRTDFAFWLSNQLGVTVQSLDNIIMCFGEIFNNINDHAQENTGCIFAQHFPNLKEIKIAISDFGVGIPNNIRQIEQSLQDHFAIARATEEGITSRTSPRNLGAGLHTLIENVVKDIGGAVHIHSNYGILSCALGNNEVYKTPVLMNKFYPGTFIEVVLRTDHIENITDYEEEFEW; from the coding sequence GTGGATGTAGCTTTACCGAAACAATTTACAAGGCATACTATGTACTCATTGCTAGGTGCAGTTATTGATAATGATTTAGGACCAAAGGATTCAAGAATAAATTTCGATTTTTGTAAATTGCAATTCATTGAACCTGCGGGGATAACGATTCTTAGCAACCTCTTTGAGTGGTTAGTTAGGAGAGGAGTACATGTTACAATAGAATGCCCTGATGGAAATGAAACTGGAAACGGACATGTTATTCAATTTTTGGATGATTCTAGGTTCTTTCTCCGTTATATTGGTCATACTATTACCTCATCTCCTTCTGTGAGACAAACAACAATACCCTTGCAACTGATACCATATTCAAACAGTTATCAGTGGCTACGAACTGATTTTGCATTTTGGCTTTCGAACCAACTAGGTGTAACCGTTCAGTCACTAGATAATATAATTATGTGTTTTGGGGAAATTTTTAATAACATAAATGATCATGCGCAGGAAAATACGGGGTGTATTTTCGCTCAACATTTCCCTAACCTTAAGGAAATCAAAATTGCAATCTCTGATTTCGGGGTTGGAATTCCGAATAACATTCGACAAATAGAACAAAGTCTACAGGATCATTTTGCGATAGCTCGGGCAACGGAAGAAGGAATCACTTCCCGTACTTCACCAAGAAACCTTGGCGCCGGGTTGCATACATTAATAGAAAATGTGGTAAAGGATATTGGAGGAGCTGTTCATATCCATTCAAACTATGGTATATTAAGTTGTGCTTTAGGCAACAATGAAGTTTATAAAACACCTGTTTTAATGAATAAGTTCTATCCAGGTACTTTTATTGAAGTGGTACTAAGGACAGATCATATCGAAAATATAACTGATTATGAGGAGGAGTTCGAATGGTAA
- the cydB gene encoding cytochrome d ubiquinol oxidase subunit II, translating into MSHDTLAIIWFGLWGLIWTVYFILDGYTLGTGMLFPFIAKNRQERNQLQEAVGPFWGGNEVWLITAGGATFAAFPAVYADMFSFLYTPLFLVLIALFIRAIGLEFMHKDDNPLWQATCKWGFFTGSFLIAFLFGVTFANLYRGLLIGPNGYEGNLFSLLNGYGILGGWLFVSLFLLSGSLWIQLKTAGQTAVRAYRFSKILAGVAPAMLSLFFLATVNRTPLLNNYSENPVLWIVPVIALTAMLASAYFIFKKKIGYAFTAVCVTIFTKMAFGFVGMFPNMLPSSIDNAYSLTLFNAAGSKLNLTIMFIVAAIFVPIIIVYQSWSYTLFKDKILKDSAKGYQ; encoded by the coding sequence ATGTCTCATGATACACTTGCAATCATCTGGTTCGGTTTGTGGGGATTGATTTGGACGGTTTATTTTATCCTCGATGGTTATACTCTTGGGACCGGAATGCTGTTCCCGTTCATTGCGAAAAACCGACAGGAGCGCAACCAGCTGCAGGAGGCAGTCGGTCCGTTCTGGGGCGGGAATGAAGTCTGGTTGATTACCGCTGGGGGAGCGACTTTCGCAGCTTTTCCAGCTGTCTATGCCGATATGTTCAGCTTTTTGTATACGCCGTTATTCCTGGTGCTCATTGCCTTGTTCATCCGAGCCATAGGACTCGAATTCATGCATAAGGATGACAACCCGCTGTGGCAGGCAACGTGTAAATGGGGATTTTTCACAGGGAGCTTCTTGATCGCATTTTTATTCGGGGTGACATTCGCCAACCTGTACCGCGGATTGTTGATCGGCCCCAATGGCTATGAAGGCAATTTGTTCAGCCTGTTGAATGGCTACGGCATTTTGGGAGGATGGTTGTTTGTCTCCTTGTTCCTGCTTTCAGGCTCTCTTTGGATTCAGCTGAAGACAGCTGGGCAAACGGCGGTACGAGCATACAGATTTTCCAAAATTTTAGCTGGAGTGGCTCCCGCAATGTTGTCACTATTTTTCCTGGCAACTGTGAACAGGACGCCATTGCTCAACAACTACTCAGAAAACCCAGTCCTCTGGATTGTACCCGTTATTGCATTGACTGCGATGCTCGCATCAGCCTACTTTATTTTTAAAAAGAAAATCGGTTATGCCTTTACGGCAGTCTGCGTGACCATTTTTACAAAAATGGCCTTCGGCTTTGTCGGAATGTTTCCGAACATGCTGCCATCCAGCATCGACAATGCCTATAGCCTCACCCTTTTTAATGCAGCGGGAAGCAAGCTCAACCTGACCATCATGTTCATCGTAGCGGCCATCTTCGTGCCAATCATCATAGTATACCAGTCCTGGAGTTACACACTATTTAAGGATAAGATTCTTAAAGATAGCGCAAAGGGATATCAATAA